GTTAAAGAATaaggagaggctgggcacagtggctcgcagctgtaatcccagcactttgtgattacagggaagattgcttgagcccaggagttcaagaccagcctgggcaacatggtgaaaccccatctctacaaaaaaaatacaaaaagccaggcgtggtggcgtgagcctgtagtcccagctacagtgaggacaggcaggaggatcacatgagcccggagaggttgaggctaagatcgcaccactgcactccagcctaggcacagagtgagacccggtctcaaaaaaaaaaaggagaaattgacCCAAAAAATCACAGTGTTAGATTTTAACATATCTCTCTTGGAAACTAAAATAttaagcactttaaaaaataaagatcaagACTATTTGAGTAACACAATATAGCTTGACCTAATAGAAATATTCTGAACTACCTTCTAAGCAGAGTATACACATTCGCAAAAATTGACCATAAGCTAAACTGCAAAGGAAATCTTAACACATCTCCCCACCCAAAAATAATACAACACGGACCATCTTCTCTCACCACAATGCAATACAATtcgaaatggaaaacaaaacgatagccaaacaaaaaacaaaccagtgTATGTCTAGAAACTTTTAAACAGACTTGTAAATAACTCAAGTTAAAGGGGTAGCAGGACCAGAACCTAGATTTCCAAATAACCAGTGTTGTTCATGATCTAGTCCTTTTGTTCATATAAagctatttgttttaaaatagttgCTGAATTATATGAAAGGGTGAGAAAGTGGGAGAGACAAAACAAGGTGGGCTGGGAAAGGGATTCACTGGAGCAACGAGTTCAGTGTATGGAATAATTGAAGGGTCAGATAGTTATTACCAGCCAGGTTCAGCAAAGCGTAGAAGGATCTGCTGGTCTCAGTGACCTGGGCAGGCAAACACCACCCAGGGGAGGCCAGGGCAAGACACCAGCAAGCAGGCCAGATCCTTTGAGCTTGGATCCTAGGGTAGATTCTATTTGCTTCTGATCCTTTAGTGCAGATGAGCTCCTGTGTGCAGAGGAGAGAGGTGGCTCCTAGAAGCGGGTAAATTCCAGAAACTACAAGGGGCCCAACAGTCAGTATCCAGAAGGATTCCAGATGGTTCCAACTCAACAATGCCAGAATACTCACAACATGGCAACTGTCTGTTTTCTGAACATTGGAATCCAATGGTGCCTGAGCCAGGAGGCTTGCCAATTCAGTATACCAGACATGGTATTTGCTCTACACAGCACAAATCAGAGGGCATATTTGACAGTGATAACATAGCAGTCATTTAGCTTGTGTAGAGGGTTACTCGGGATATTTCGGACCCCCAAAATTCTACTTGTGGCCTTAATTATTCACATTATTTGATCACATCAGTTAAAATACAGAGTACCTATCATTCTTTCCTTTGCACTATGGTAACAGAACATCTGTTGGGCTGAAAtcaattttttctcctttttgtgtgAATTCGTTGATGCcttcatccacccactcacccatccctCCATTTAACTAACACTCAAAGCAAACTTAACACATCTCAGATCCTCAGTGCTTCATGTGTCATTGTTTACGTCTCCTCTGATTACttgtagatgagaaaaataaagaaggtgGTGTGAGTTATTTGGGTGCAAAACGACATTCTAGAAAGAAGTGCTCAGCTAAAACTGCTAGATAAATCactaaaaaaaggagagagaaaaatgaaagaaaaaaaagagcgtCAGAGAGGAAACGGGAGGGTCTCAGTGGGGAATTCGGCTTCCTATCTGTCTGGGTTTTGATTTTGAGTTGCACCAGAGGAGTCTTTATGTCTGGAATGCTGAGAAAACCAGCCCAGGCCAGGCGGGCTGTGAGGGCAGGATTTGGAGGCATTTAGTTTCTTAAACTCTATAGTCTGGATTCTGGTGTCAGGGGCCTGAGCCATTTTCCTCCTCCCCTATCCCCCAGCTCCCACTCCCTCCAAACTTCCTAAGAATTCTGAGTCCTGCAGAAAGGCAGGCTTCTCCATCCTCCACATCCGCGCAGATTTCTCTCTCCTCACACATGCACGCCCAGGCCCAGCgccccagcccctcacccccaGGATAACTGTTAGAGTCTCTCACACGAGGCTGTCATCATAACACCCCGAGATTCCCGAGGGCTAGGACACTGAGGCCGGTGTCCACATCTGCCAAATTACTCCCATAGCTGCGTGCGAACAGAGTATGTTCCTAAGACGCCTAAGGAGTTCGGCACGGGGCTCGGGGTCCACTGCGACACTGCGCGGACAGCGGCCGCTCGGCTGGGCCTCAGGTGGGAGGGCTCGCAGTCCTGCCCTGAGCCCAGGCTCCGCAGCTCGGCGCCTGCACCGCTCCCCTGCCGAGCCGGCGGCGGAGTCTGCCGGCCGCACGCAGCAGGTCTGGGGCTCACCTTGAATCGGGACCTGCGAGGACCGCCGTGCGGCTTCCCGCTGGGTGAGCGCCGCAGCCCTGAGTGGCCGGGCAGTCATTCCCCTTTTCCAGATGGGAAAGCCAAATCTTGAGCCCAGCGCCAGCACCGTGTTCTCAGCCGCTGGGACTTCCAACCCGCGATCTCCCCACTATAGTATTTCTGGGGACCTTCCCTGGGGTTCCCCTCGGGGCGTAGAGGGAAGTAACGTCTGGGAACAAGCGCCCAGGAAGGGTCTGGATTCTTTGTCCTCCGCCGGGAGCAGGCCCCACCGCAGGCGCCCGTGTGGGGGGCGCCCCGGGGACGGTGACGGGGACCGAGCCCCTGCCCTGCGGAGAAGCAAGCGGCGCGGGCCGCCGTTCCCCAGCGCTGCGGCCGCCGCGCTCGCCAGGGCCTGGGGTGGAGCGGAAGGCGGCGGGCTCCGGTCAAAGTCCGCGGGCCCCAAGCCCCCACCACGGGGTCGCGAGGGCTTGCTCCGCCTCGTGAGCTTGGGATTCTGGTTAAAAAGGCGGCTGGGCGGAGCCGCGGGCCTCCGACGGCGGGAGGACAACGCTGCGAGGAGGCGCCCAGGACAGTCATGGAGCGCCGCGTGGGAGTGAGGGCCTGGGTGGAGGAGAACCGGGGCTCCTTCCAGCCCCCGGTCTGCAACAAGCTCATGTGAGTCCAGCGCCCCCATGGCCTCCTCCTGCCCTcgcctcctcccccctcctccatcTGCGCCCTCACCTTCCAGCTCCGAGTTCCTGGACCCAGAAGCCTGCAGAAGGGCGGCTTCAATCTCTTGGTTCTTGGGGGAAGATGGAGACAGCCTGTTCCGGTTCCACCACATCGGTCTCTTCCTCTTTCTGGTGACTGTGGCCTTGACTTCTGAAGAAGGCTGAGCTGGTTCTGAGGCTGTAGGAGATGAGATGACAGGGTGCACCCCTCCTTCCAGGGCTGAGAAACAATTCTCCAACCCCAAGTGACACTGTGCATTTTGGGAAAACTCAAAAGTGTGGGGAGGGTGGTTTTCAAGGCAGAAGTGCACTAGAATGTAGGCCTGGGGGCAGCCAAATCATACACCCCAACCCTGTCCCAGAAGCCACAGGCAAAGGGGAAGGCAGAGAATCCGCTCCTTTGGGAAGATCTTGATTTCTTGCTTTTTCCAGGGCCCCTCTTTGCAGGTGtgcacgaacacacacacacacacacacacacaccacaccacaccagaCCCTCCTAGGCGACTTCTGCCAGTAGTCTCTGCCTCCAGCACCCAACAGGGTTGGCCATCCAGCTGCCATCTTTCTCAGGCAGACCTCTCAGGCCCTCCCCTGTGGTATGGTCACTTCCCTCATCCCCCCAGTTCCAGGGCGGGGCCTCACATGCCAGCTAGATCAAGGTTCACATTCCCCATTTTTGCTGTGTCCACAGGACATGGTCAGAAGGGTGGCACCTCAAAGCAAACAGCAGGCCCAGGACTATGCCAAGTGTTTTTACATCATCTCATCGCATTCTCACAGTAGCACCGTGAGGGGGGATTTTCATAAGTGACTTTTCTAGTGTCACAAAGCGCCTGTGGGGTAGGCTCCAGACTCAACCCACGGAGCAGTTTGACTCCAGAGTCCACGCTCACTCTTGGTCACCATGCAATACCACATGGCCAACAGTCAATATCTCCCCAAAGATCTCTTCTACCACTGTTGTTGCCCACCCCCAATCAAAGATGTAGCATCATCTTTGCCTCCTTCTACCACTTCATCCCCGTCTGCGGTCGCTCCTTCTGTCCTCCCATCGCTCCCCCTGAGGTCTCGTGTCCATCTTCCCAGGCCTCTCCCTAGCATTCGGTGGTTTGCTGGCATCATTGGTATTCTTGCTTCTGCTGTACCATGCCCACCTCCACCTTCGTCTTCACAAGGCAGTctccttgtgtgtgtgtctgtgtccaaatttccctcttttAAAAGAACACCAGACATATTGGATCAGGGGCTCACCCTACTCTAGGATGACCTCATCCTAACCTAACTACATCTCGaggaccctatttccaaataaggtcacattctgcaGTACTGggtgttaggacttcaacatataaattgtaCAGGAGGGGTTACTATTCAGCCCATAATACTCCTAAGCAAGGTGAGAAGCTGCTGAAGAGTTCTGGGCAGAGGAGGGCAGGTCTGGTTTCTGCATTCTGACTGATGGGTTGAAAGAGTTCTTGAGTGGAGTTGTTTAAGAATTGTCTGTATGTACCTAAGTTACATCTCAGtgaagttgattttaaaaaacaactttcaagccgggcacagtggttcacgcctgtaatcccagcactttgggaggctgaggcgggtggatcatttggggtcaggagttcaagaccagactggccaacatggtgaaaccccatttctactaaaaatacaaaaattacctgggcatggtggcacgcacctgtagtcccagctactcaggaggccgaggcaggagaattgcttgaacccaggaggtggaggttgcagtgagccgaagtcgtgccattgcattccagcctgggtggcaagcaagactctatctcaaaaaaaaaaaaaaaaaaaaaaactttccaggTTCCCGGGCACCCCTTAGGCCAAGACCAGACTCCATGGCTGGTCCACCCTCCTGGTCCAGCCTTCTCAACGTCGTTCCCCAAGCTCACCCCCAGTGCTTCTAATCTcagagcctctgcacccagctcTCCCGTGCACACCCTTCCCCAGTGAAGTTCCTCGCAGCTTCCCTCCCCTCCTTGAAGTTCTATGCAGCTTTAAGTTCTTTAAGCATGGACTGTTCATGTCAGCCTCCTCCTGCCCTGCGACCTCATCCACCTTTCCAAACATCAGGTCGACACGTGTGTTTCTGGCTTATTGggcccagcctcccaaaagggaaggaaaaggaaagagactGGCTCTTCCTTCTTGTCTCCATGCCTCCCAGCTGGGCTGGAAAGCAGCCCACAGGACAGCACACTCAGAAAGGACCTGCCAGTCTAGTCTGGGGGCTCAGACCTCCCCCATAGCCCCTCCCCTGCCATCCACACCATCATCATccatgcaggcagcctctaggcTGCTGTGCCCTGTGTGTACAAATGGTTTCAGACCCAGCACCTCCCCTTCCCAGAGGAAAGCCATCGCCCCTGCCTTCCATGGCAGGGCCACCTGAGAACACCCTGAAGCCCCACCCAGACACATTCTGCTGCTTATTCACCCCAGGGTCTGCACCCTGAAAGGGGACCCTGCTGTGGGGATGGGGCGGGCTGTTCTCAGGAGGTGCTGAGGTATTTTTCCCATAAAAAGGTAACACCACACCAACAGCAGAAAGACTGAGGAGTTTGGGCACCTTTTGTTCAAACAGCTGACTAGATGCCCCCACAGACCCAGCGCCATCGTGAGAGTCAAGGAGCCTGGGACCTGACTCAGGTTCAGTCATTCCCTGGCTTTGTGACCCTCTCTTGGTTGGCTAAATCGGCTGTAAAATGAGAGGGTTGtattgagtttatttatttatttatttaagacagagacTCCCCCTgttaccccggctggagtgcagtagcacaatctcagctcacttcaacctcacctctcaggttcaagcgattctcgtgcctcagcctcccaggtagctgggattacaggtgcccaccaccaggcctggctaatttttgtatttttagtagagacagggtttcaccatgttggccaggctagtggcctcaagcaatacatccgcctctgcctctcaatgtgctgggattacatgcatgaaccaccacgcccagccgggtttatttattttatcaaatacttaaatagtgcttactatatgctaggcacCATTCTGAGAGCTTCCAAATATTAATTCATGTATTCTGTTTAAACTCTGTGAGGTAAGAACTGTtcctctattttacagataaggttAGTAACATGCCTCAGGGCCTGTGCTTGTGAACACATGCCACACTGACTTGACACCGCCCGAGGCCCCTGCTAAATGTCACGGTCTCCTGCATCCACTGAGCCATGCCTCCAGCCAGGGGAGAGTGCAGGGTCCTATAGTCAGACAGCATGGGTGAGTGGCAGGTCAAGGTCGTTTTGCCCCTACACTGCCCCATCCAGGGAAGGGGCCTCTAATTTGCTACTCTCCTATAATTTGAGCTCTTGATCCTGTGATCCTGGTTGATGAAGCCATAGATTCACCACCACATCATTCCCCTTGTTGGGTCAGACGATGTCGGGGGACACACAAACAGGGACagatagacacacagacacaatcCCAGACACATAGACACTTAGATGCACGCAGGCATGAACTAGAGATGAGAGTTGGGGGACAGGGACAGTGAGGCCAAAACAGCCCTGCTCCTCTCCCAGGGGCCCTCAGGCTCCCTCCTGGCCCCCACAGGACCCCTGCTCTCTTCACTCCCAGGAGATGGTTTAGAACGTCTCCCCCACTTTGCGCATTGCAGGCATCAGGAGCAGCTCAAAGTCATGTTCGTCGGAGGCCCCAACACCAGGAAGGACTATCACATCGAAGAGGGTGAAGAGGTAGGTTTGACTGGTCTCCCTGGATCTAGGCCTGTGGGCAAGGAGCCTGGCCCTGGGGGGAGGGGGTGCTTCCCACTCAAGGCCCAGAGATGATGGACTGGAGAGAGGTGGACATGTGGCTGATGAGTGGAGAGGGGTGGACATGTGGCTGATGAGTGGAGAGGGGTGGACATGTGGCTGATGAGTGGAGGGGGCACAGCTGAAATCATAGGGCACGACTGCTGCCTCCAAGCTGGTGGTCAGGCAGTGACGCCTCCACAGCCAGCACCTCTGCTGGGGGAGCCCCAGGAAACAGTCCACACCCTGCGGGTGAGAGAGGCTTTATCCGTGGGGCATCCTCCCCCTGGATATAGGGGCTGGCCATGTTTGGGGGGATGTCCTGGTCCCCTCCCCACAAACTTGACAGATTCAATTGGTCTCCAAAATAAGATCATCCCCCACAGACAGGGGCAAAGTGCAAAAACACTGTGGGTGAAGGCTGGGCTGAGTGGGTGGCGGGGGGAGAGCAAGGGGCTGAGAGAGGAGGAGCTAGTGGCTGAGGGGTAGTCATGGTAGGGGGGTGCCTGGAGCTGAAGGAGGAGTTGGGGCTGGGTGGCCCTTCCTTAACTAGAGGCTGCAAAACCCATTCGTGGATTGTggctggggcaggtgggaggGGGAATTTGCCTTGAATCACCTTTTGCACCTTGAAGTTTGGACTGTGCTTCTCTACTACCtaccccaaaataaataaacaaaggcaAAATTTAAAGAGAAAGGTGTGTCCCCTTAAGGAGAGACACAGAATCTCCTCTGGTGGAAAAGGATCAGTAGAGGGGCTCCCCATCCTCTCGGGGAGCCTCATTCTGGGGGTTCAAGATCCAGAGTCCAGCTTGATCAACAGCCTCTGTCCCCACTGAGGGCAGCCAGGCCACAGCCAGGGACTGTAGTGAgcatgggagaatcacttgttcaacaaatatttgctgagcacctCATGTGTGCACTGGGACACCCAAGGCTGTATGGAGGAACGATGGGCCCTGGGCCAGCAGAACCAGCCAAGCCCTCTCACACTCCAGGGGCCCTGCACCTCTCCTGGCCACCCCCTTCTCACAAACACACCTCACTGGAGACCGTTTCCTTGGTGGAAAAAGTCAATaggaaaatctaaaactatactGAGGAGGTGGGTAGACCTGGCGTGGCTATGGCATGGGAGGCACAGCTGGCTGCAGAGTCTTCCAGAGGCTTCTGCCTTCTCTGTTGGCCCTGGTCTCAGCACCCGCCTctcctgtctccctctgtctttGCTTCCCTTTTCGCCCCCTGCTGCCTCTGCCCTATGCCCCATCCCATGGTTTCTCCAAGCTCAGGTGCCTGAGTGTCCCCTGCGGGGCCTGGCCAGCAGCCCGTGTCCTGACTCAGATGGCAGCTGAGTGATGAGGAGGGCTGGCCAGCGCAGGTGTCCTCACTCTGGAGGGATGCCCAGGTGTCTGGGAGGAATCTGGCTGGAGGCGAGCTTGTCACAGGGCTTGGTCCCACCCTGCTGAGGTTTTGGTGGCAGGGTGGTGCAGCACTTGGGCAGCGTCAGGGCTGAGGGTCAGCCTCCTCTCTGTCCCTGCCTATCCTCACCCAGCTGGAGCCTGGGGAGACTCCAGGCTGTGCTGTGGAAGTGGCGTAAACTCAGGGTCCGGGCTCCTGAATAAGTGAGAAAAGGGGAGTTGctcagacctgggttcaaatcacaCCTCTTACCAAACCACACTTTCCTCCTCACTGAGCTCTGCCTTTGCAGTAGTGGTCAGGGTACCTCCAGCTCCCTGGCCCGGCTCGCCACTCCCCAGCGCCACCTACCACCTGTACTCCACCTACCTCACTCCTTTCTTGGAGCTTGCAGGTGCAGGGGGGCCAGAGGCAGATGAAATTGCATTGGGGGAATTCTCTGCCGCTTACTAACCCCGGGATCTTGGACAGGGCACATCATGTCACCTCTCCAAGCCTGTTTCCATAAGCACATGGGGACAACAGCCCCTGTCTGGTGGAAGAATTCAATGTGCATAGAGTATGTGCACGGAGCCTGGTGCAGAGTTGGTGCTTGATACGCATTGTTCCTCTACACCTCTCGCCCTTTCCGCCTGGCTGCCTGAAAGGCCTTTCCAGGTCAGAAAGCCAGATTCTATTCATTATCTGCCTGAGCCAGTACAGTTAATCTTCTAGCCAGCCCCAGGCCCCTAAACATCATTTACTTCCAAACTAAGCATAATTCCTCTAGGATTGCCCACAGCTGTTCGGGATTTTCTGCTGTTCAGTGATCTGTACCTCTGCTCCAGGCCAGGCCTGCCCCTCATCACAGGGAAGGCCTCTGAGCAGGGGACAAGAGCGAGAAAATATCGTGTAGCCTGCCCGGTAAGGGTTTAAATCCGGCCCAGAGGGTCACTCCAGACTCCCCTCTCCCAACTCTTCCTttgtccctcctcccctccctcactGTGAAAGTtccctagacacacacacacacacacacacacacacacacacacacacacacacacacacacaggcttccTCCCAGCTTGGAGAGTGGGGGAGGAGAGCATACTGAAATGCTCCCTATAAGAGAACCTGGTAGGtttcttattatttgtattaaataatgtttatggggtttttgtttgttcatctttgtgtttggttttgttttttagggagggggtctcacgctgtcacccaggctggagtacagtggtgcaatcatagctcactgcagcctcaacttctggggctcaagtgatcctcccacctcaggctcccaaatagttaggactacaggcacacatcaccatactcagttaattttttctagtttttgtagagatggggtctcaccatgttgcccagaatggtctccactcctggcctcaagtgatcctcccatctcccaaagtgctaggattacaggcataagcctccaCATCCGGCCTATGGGTTGTTTTTAATAAGGAAAGTAAACATTGTTCCTTgtagaaaatatgagaaatatagaaagaaaaatcctTACCTCATCCATAATCCCACCACGCAGAGGGCCGCTGAGAACAGGCTGCCTCTGTTATATTTGTATTGCTACAAACTAAAGCCCTGCTGGGTATAGTTTTTAATCTTTAACGTAACTTTAGCATTttccattttcccattttattaacAGCTATTCAAAAACGTAGTTTTTAATGGCTGCGTAATGTTCCATATTTCTAATCTACCATCATATATTTACATTTCTCCTGTAATTATATTAGCATTACTTTTGTCATTCTTACCATCATCAATACTAATAGCTAGAGGCCTATTGAGGGCTTACTATGCGCTGAGCACATATGTGTAAAGCATCCCTGGCATCTTCACTGCTACATTTTGAGTAGATAACTGTCATtatgtagatgaggaaactgaggtacagaaaggCTAACTGAATTGACCAAAGGCACACAGCACCCTGGCAGAGCTGAGGGCTTTTAACTATGCACTGCATTAAAAACAGCCTTGAATGTACACCACTAGGCAGGTATGTCTCTGATGAACTGAGGTCTCATTCCTGAGGTGGAATTACTGAGGCCAAGGTTGTATGGTGACCAGCTATCTGGATTCACCCAGAACTTTCCCAGTTTTAGCACTGAGGGTCCTGCATCCCAAGAAACCCCACAGTCCCTCCAGGGGTGTGAAGTGCCCAGGCACTTCATGCCCATGGCCAAGTTGCCCTTCAGAAGGGTGGTGACTATTTGCCTAGTGGCAGACTGCAGAGCCACATCTCTCTAGGTCCCTCGAGGTCAGCTTGGTTTCTCTTAGTAGATGCTGTTGATAACATTCCTTCAAGTATTTGGCTGGGGCTTTTAACACCCAGGCAATGTGTGACTGGTAGAGAGAAAGCCGgtctgcctcctcctcttcctcccaatTCGATGGGGTGATCTCAGTAAATTAGGGACTTAGGATGGAATCGGAAAAATGAAGTAGGAGCGCCCCcgcccaccccccgcccccaggAGAGCACAAGAGGCATGTGCTCCCATCCCCCACAGCCCCTAACCCATCCCAGGCTGCCAGCAACCTCCACAGCCCCACCCCTTGCCAAGGCGTCACTCTGGCCAGTGGCTCTAGAGCCACATACGGCCTTGGGTCCAAGCTGTGGCTCCAGCTGGAGAGtaaccagctatgtgaccttaggcCAGCTGTTTTaccctctgagccttggttttctttctttgttttctgctgaTTGGGGTTAATGATACCTTTGGAGGTTGCTGTGAAGGTTTCTGGtggaaaagtgcctggcacagcccctggcacacagtaaatgggTGGGTTCCCTACCTGACTGCTGGATCATTCAGTTCCCCAGTGAGCATTTCATCCAGctcctgccctccagccaggCAACCACTGTTGCATCCTGGGTACTCTGGTCATCACTTGCATGTCCAAGACATGATCCCATGTGTCCCCAGCACTCCATGGCATGCACTGGGATACAGGCCTCGGGACAGAAGTGACGGAGCTGCCCATCAACTCCAAGGCCTTCAGAAAGTTTCTCAGGTTTCCCAGTCAGAATTCAGGGCCTGGGCAGTGGCCAAGGACCTGGAAGAGAAAGTAGGGAGGGTCCAAGCCTCTCTCCTGTCCCACAGGTATTTTACCAGCTGGAGGGAGACATGGTTCTCCGAGTCCTGGAGCAAGGGAAACACCGGGATGTGATCATTCGGCAGGGAGAGGTGAGGCCGGATCCCAGCAGGGTGGGGAAGAGAAAGGCGGCCACAGCTGGAATCCACCCTGTCCACTCATCCTGGCCTTGGCTGAGGTCTTGTCCTCCCTGCCTTTTCCTGCTCTCCCACACCTTCCCCTGCCGACCTGCCCCTTCCCCATCCTCCCTCTTCCATGCTGCCCCATCCTCAGCACAGTCCAACATTCCCTCTGGTTCCCCAGTGTAGAGAAGAGGGCCCAGGGTAGACAAGCAGTACCCCTTTGCTGCCCGGGGGTCAGCTGGGGATGCCCAGGATGTTGGGGGCGCTAAGGTCTCCAAGAGGGATAGCAGCCTCACCGTGCACCTGATCTCTACCACTGCAGATATTCCTCCTGCCTGCCAGGGTGCCCCACTCACCACAGAGGTTTGCCAACACCGTGGGGCTGGTGGTTGAGCGAAGGCGGCTGGAGACCGAGCTAGATGGGCTCAGGTAAATTCTGTCTGGAGGGCTGGGGCAGAGAAAGGGCAAACAGCAGAGGAGCTCAGCTCCAAACTGCAGCTGAAGGGATCCTAGAGAGACTCAAGAAAGCGCATCCTGGCCACTGAGTGAGCAGGAGGGCTTTGCAGCAGAGGCAGTGGAGATCCTGTCTTTGTTAGCTGATGGTGGAGGGGTAGAGTGGGGTGGACCTGTTCTCTGTGACCCCCTGGAAGCTCACTCAGCCTGATGACCTTTGGCTGGAATCAGAATCTGTGGTTTCTGCGTGAGGTTGTGAACCTTGAAAATtcgagacaggtctcagttaatttaaaagtttattttgccaaggttgaggacgtgtgcccgtgacacagcctcaggaggtcccgacaacatgtgcccaaagtggtcACAGCACAGCTcggctttatacattttagggacacATAAGACaccaatcaatatatgtaagataaaCATTGGTTCCGTCTGGAAAGGTGAGACAACTCCAAGCAAAGGTGGGAAGACTCAAAGTGggaagggggcttccaggtcacaggtggataagagacaaatggttacattcttttgagtttctgattagcctctccaaaggaggcaatcagatacgcAGTTTTGTCAGTAAGCAGAGGGGTAACTTTGCATCGAATGGGgagcaggtttgccctaagcagttcctaccttgacttttccctttagcctagtgattttgggggcccaagatattttcctttcacgtttcccccttttctttttaaaaatcttttggaaaaagcattttagaagaaattgaGTCTCTGGTCCCAGGTTTTGTCTGATCTCTCATGGCTAGGATGGTTTCTTCCTAGACGGGTAGATCCCAAGTTATTAGGGAAGTTCAGTTTTAGAAGGTTGTGAAGTCTCATGTCTTACAAAGAGAAAATagggggaagaagggagaaaaacaacaatCAACAGAAGAGCAATCCTGGAAAATCGATATAGGCCACATTACTCTGAAGTTCACCCATCagtaggcaggtatgaaagtggcttaGGTATGTAAATTGGTTGCTgacattttcttctgaagtttaagttgtcaGGCTTCAGTTTTCAGGACTTTAAGAAAGCACAGCTCAGCTTTCACTGACTCCAAgttaggaaaaacaaacaaaaaaaaaagaagtaaaaaagttga
The window above is part of the Symphalangus syndactylus isolate Jambi chromosome 14, NHGRI_mSymSyn1-v2.1_pri, whole genome shotgun sequence genome. Proteins encoded here:
- the HAAO gene encoding 3-hydroxyanthranilate 3,4-dioxygenase isoform X4, whose amino-acid sequence is MERRVGVRAWVEENRGSFQPPVCNKLMHQEQLKVMFVGGPNTRKDYHIEEGEEVFYQLEGDMVLRVLEQGKHRDVIIRQGEIFLLPARVPHSPQRFANTVGLVVERRRLETELDGLRFFSSEQYRTGKPIPDQLLKEPPFPLSTRSIMEPMSLEAWLDSHSRELQAGTPLSLFGDTYETQEGSSVVTMGGRSLSLAPDDSLLVLAGTSYAWERMQGSVALSVTQDPACKKPLG